The sequence ATTTAATAAAAAGTCTTCACTAATTAAAGCAAAAACAAGAGCAGTGATAGTTCCTCATGCTGGATATGTCTTCTCAGGATACAGTGCAAATATTGCTTATAGAGTCTTAGCTAAAAGTAGCGTGAAAAATTTTGTAGTTATTGGACCATCACATAGAGTTGCCTTTGATGGGGTGAGTATGTGCTTGGCATCAGAGTATCTAACTCCATTTGGTGCAATAGCAAAAAGTGAACTTATATATGAGTCCCTAGAGAAAAATTTTGGACTCAAAGAGATAATCACACATGCAGAACACTCAACTGAAGTGCAGTTTCCTTTTATAAAACACTACATAGAGGGTGCAAAGATTGTTGAGTTAGTATATGGAAGCGTTGATCCTTCTGCTTTATCAGAGATTATAGATATGATATTAAGTTTAGAAGATTGTGGAGTTATTATTAGTACAGATTTGAGCCATTTTTATAATGAGCAATATGCCAACGAGCTTGATAATGTCTGCTTAGAAGCTATTGAAAAACTTGATACTTTTCTTTTACATAAGGGTTGTGAGGC is a genomic window of Sulfurimonas hongkongensis containing:
- the amrB gene encoding AmmeMemoRadiSam system protein B, coding for MKREMSVAGTFYPREASDILRYFGSFSALFNKKSSLIKAKTRAVIVPHAGYVFSGYSANIAYRVLAKSSVKNFVVIGPSHRVAFDGVSMCLASEYLTPFGAIAKSELIYESLEKNFGLKEIITHAEHSTEVQFPFIKHYIEGAKIVELVYGSVDPSALSEIIDMILSLEDCGVIISTDLSHFYNEQYANELDNVCLEAIEKLDTFLLHKGCEACGILGVEAMMLSARAQKLNPIILDYRTSSDASGDESSVVGYMSACFV